GCGCCGTGAAGGTGGGGCAAGAAGAGGCAGGGTGGGTGGCCCTCAAAGTGGCCCTGCGCTCACGCGAGGAGCGCTTCGAGCGCGAAGCGGAGGTATTGTCCCGGATTGGCCATCCGAGCGTGCCCCGCTTGCTCGCCCAGGGGCAATGGAAGGCAGGCCGCTGGCGGGTGCCCCATCCCTACCTCGTCATGGAGTGGGTGGAGGGGACCCCGCTTTACCCATGGGCCTGGGTGCAGTCTCCCAGCTCGCGTCAGGTGCTCCAGCTCCTCGTTCAGTTGTGTCGCGCCCTGGAGGCGGTTCACGCGGCGAAATGCCTGCACCGGGATGTCAAAGGCGCCAATGTTCTCATCGGTCCAGATGGAAAGGCGACCTTGGTGGATTTTGGTTCTGGGACGTACCCGGAGGCGCCTCCGCTCACGGAGGCTCCGCTTGCTCCAGGAACACGGCCCTACAGAAGTCCCCAGGCCCTGATCTACGCGAGGGCCCACCCGCGCGATGGCGCGCGGTACATCGCCAGGCCCGAGGACGATGTGTATGCCTTGGGAGTCACCGCCTACCGGATGTTGACCGGCGTATACCCGCCGCTGGCAACAGACTTGGAAGCGGGGCAGGGCGGGCGTCAGAAGGACCGGCCTGTCCGGCAAC
This is a stretch of genomic DNA from Stigmatella aurantiaca. It encodes these proteins:
- a CDS encoding serine/threonine protein kinase: MDTAFPEKLSPGTVIGSWQVTSGAGRGAYGAVYRAVKVGQEEAGWVALKVALRSREERFEREAEVLSRIGHPSVPRLLAQGQWKAGRWRVPHPYLVMEWVEGTPLYPWAWVQSPSSRQVLQLLVQLCRALEAVHAAKCLHRDVKGANVLIGPDGKATLVDFGSGTYPEAPPLTEAPLAPGTRPYRSPQALIYARAHPRDGARYIARPEDDVYALGVTAYRMLTGVYPPLATDLEAGQGGRQKDRPVRQPPHLRVRQIIPELSVLIERMLAEKPSERGSARELADALEAVAVRAGPEADRLLGTSVAFRPEVAVVPEPFGRRSQGRAGLMGAVLACIVMGLATQRVSGQSWMASPEAVQPDAGTVGLADASMTPEALAAAARLEEAAQPKEIVALDVHAPCEDDGFEWDGKCLLPVKARLRPNTSKYP